One Oryza glaberrima chromosome 10, OglaRS2, whole genome shotgun sequence DNA segment encodes these proteins:
- the LOC127786384 gene encoding calmodulin-binding transcription activator 3-like isoform X2, with product MAADARRFAVVPQLDIAQILKEAQQRWLRPAEICEILKNYKSFRIAPEPPNRPQSGSLFLFDRKVLRYFRKDGHNWRKKKDGKTVKEAHERLKSGSIDVLHCYYAHGEENENFQRRTYWMLEEDFMHIVLVHYLETKGGKSRTRGNNDMHQAAVMDSPLSQLPSQTIDGESSLSGQFSEYEEAESDIYSGGTGYHSFTQMQQQQNGIGPVTDASMFSSRVSASSIGNYQGQHAMGHTTNFYSSNQHDSPLVLSDPNLELENNGHESLWNGVMKPDEGTVQMTHLQPPVHPEQGMFTTEGQGVEYLTFDEVYSDGLSLKDIGAAGADVEPFWQLSSATADISATENSVQQNDGSLGAAIGFPFLKTQSSNLSDILKDSFKKSDSFTRWMSKELLDVEDSQIQSSSGAYWNTEEADSIIEASSREPLDQFTVAPMVLQDQLFSIVDFSPSWTYAGSKTKVLVTGRFLHANEVTERCKWSCMFGEVEIQAEISADGTLRCYSPPHKPGRVPFYVTCSNRLACSEVREFEFRPSDSQYMDAPSPLGATNKVYFQIRLDNLLSLGPDVYQATITNPSKEMIDLSKKISSLLANNDEWSKLLKLADDNEPLSHDQQDQYAENLIKEKLHVWLLHKVGDGGKGPSVLDDEGLGVLHLAASLGYDWAIRPTVTAGVNINFRDFHGWTALHWAAFCGRERTVVALIALGAAPGALTDPHPNYPAESTPADLASANGHKGISGFLAESSLTSHLQALNLKEANMSEISGLPGIGDITERNASQPAIGDSLGAVRNAAQAAARIYQVFRVQSFQRKQAVQYEGDKGGISDEHALSLLSMKPSKSGQIDPLHAAASRIQNKYRGWKGRKEFLLFRQRIVKIQAHVRGHQVRKHYRKIVWSVGIVEKVILRWRRRRAGLRGFRPTEGAIESSSGGTSSNLVTDKPAGDDYDFLQEGRKQTEERLQKALARVKSMVQYPEARDQYQRILNVVSKMQESQTVQEKILDESTEMDEGDFMSEFKELWDDDTPLPGYF from the exons ATGGCGGCGGACGCGCGGCGCTTCGCGGTCGTGCCGCAGCTAG ATATTGCGCAGATACTGAAGGAGGCTCAACAACGATGGTTGCGTCCTGCTGAAATTTGCGAAATACTTAAAAACTACAAAAGTTTCCGTATTGCACCAGAACCACCAAACAGGCCTCAAA GTGGCTCGCTTTTCCTATTTGATCGGAAAGTATTGAGATACTTCAGGAAGGACGGCCATAATTGGAGGAAGAAAAAGGATGGAAAGACTGTCAAAGAAGCACATGAAAGGCTGAAA TCTGGAAGTATTGATGTGCTTCACTGCTACTATGCACATGGAGAAGAGAATGAGAACTTCCAAAGGAGGACTTACTGGATGTTGGAAGA GGATTTTATGCACATTGTTCTTGTACATTATCTTGAGACCAAG GGTGGGAAATCTCGTACTAGGGGCAACAATGACATGCATCAAGCAGCTGTTATGGATAGTCCATTAAGTCAATTACCTTCACAAACTATAGATGGTGAAAGCTCACTTAGTGGACAGTTCTCTGAATATGAAGAGGCAGAATCAG ATATTTATTCAGGAGGAACCGGATACCACTCTTTCActcagatgcagcagcagcaaaatgGAATTGGACCTGTGACTGATGCTTCTATGTTCAGTTCTCGTGTTTCTGCTTCATCCATAG GTAATTATCAGGGACAACATGCTATGGGACATACAACAAACTTCTATTCTAGTAATCAACATGATTCACCTCTTGTTCTCAGTGATCCAAACCTTGAACTTGAAAATAATGGACATGAGTCATTGTGGAATGGGGTTATGAAACCTGATGAAGGGACTGTTCAAATGACTCATCTACAACCTCCTGTTCATCCTGAGCAAGGCATGTTCACCACAGAAGGCCAAGGGGTTGAATATTTGACATTCGATGAAGTATATTCTGATGGACTCAGTCTGAAGGATATAGGTGCTGCAGGTGCTGATGTAGAACCATTCTGGCAG CTCTCTAGTGCTACTGCTGATATATCTGCAACAGAGAACAGCGTCCAACAAAATGATGGATCTCTAGGGGCAGCTATTGGCTTCCCATTTTTGAAAACTCAGTCATCCAATCTGTCTGACATCCTGAAAGACAGCTTTAagaaatctgacagttttacaAGATGGATGAGCAAAGAGCTTCTTGATGTTGAGGATTCGCAAATTCAGTCTAGCTCAGGGGCATACTGGAACACTGAAGAGGCAGATAGTATCATCGAAGCATCAAGCCGTGAGCCACTGGATCAGTTCACCGTGGCCCCTATGGTTTTGCAAGACCAGCTATTCAGTATAGTCGATTTTTCGCCAAGCTGGACATATGCAGGCTCGAAGACCAAG GTTTTAGTTACTGGTAGATTCTTACATGCTAATGAAGTCACGGAGAGATGCAAGTGGTCATGCATGTTTGGAGAAGTTGAAATTCAAGCGGAGATTTCAGCAGATGGGACTCTCCGATGTTATTCTCCCCCGCATAAACCAGGCAGAGTCCCTTTCTATGTCACCTGTTCCAACAGGTTAGCCTGTAGTGAAGTACGTGAGTTTGAATTTCGACCAAGTGACTCTCAATACATGGATGCTCCTAGCCCGCTTGGTGCAACCAACAAAGTTTATTTCCAGATACGTCTTGACAACCTATTGTCCCTGGGGCCAGATGTGTACCAAGCTACTATAACTAACCCCAGTAAGGAGATGATCGACTTGAGCAAGAAGATTAGTTCACTGTTGGCAAACAATGATGAGTGGTCCAAGTTACTTAAATTGGCTGATGATAACGAGCCTCTTAGCCATGATCAGCAGGATCAGTATGCTGAAAACTTAATTAAGGAAAAATTGCATGTCTGGCTTCTCCATAAAGTAGGTGATGGTGGCAAAGGACCCAGTGTGTTAGATGATGAGGGGCTGGGTGTTCTTCATCTTGCAGCTTCCCTTGGTTATGATTGGGCCATAAGGCCAACTGTTACTGCTGGTGTGAACATAAATTTCAGAGATTTTCATGGATGGACTGCATTACATTGGGCTGCATTTTGTGGCAG AGAACGGACTGTAGTAGCACTTATTGCACTGGGAGCAGCTCCTGGAGCTTTGACAGATCCACATCCTAATTACCCTGCTGAAAGCACACCAGCAGACCTTGCATCTGCTAACGGACATAAGGGCATCTCTGGTTTCCTGGCAGAATCCTCTCTGACAAGTCATCTTCAAGCCCTCAATCTGAAGGAAGCCAATATGTCTGAAATATCTGGTCTACCTGGTATTGGAGATATAACTGAGAGAAATGCATCTCAGCCTGCAATTGGAGATTCCTTAGGTGCTGTTCGAAATGCCGCTCAAGCTGCTGCTCGAATATATCAAGTTTTCAGGGTGCAATCCTTCCAGAGGAAACAAGCGGTCCAATATGAGGGTGACAAAGGTGGCATATCGGACGAACACGCACTTTCACTCCTGTCTATGAAGCCATCCAAGTCAGGCCAGATTGATCCCCTGCATGCTGCAGCATCTCgtatacaaaataaatatagggGATGGAAGGGGAGAAAGGAATTTCTTCTCTTCAGACAACGAATTGTGAAGATCCAG GCTCATGTGCGAGGCCACCAGGTGAGGAAGCATTATCGGAAAATAGTTTGGTCTGTTGGGATAGTGGAGAAAGTTATATTGCGCTGGAGGCGAAGAAGGGCTGGGTTACGTGGTTTTAGACCTACAGAAGGTGCAATAGAGAGCAGCAGTGGTGGCACAAGTAGCAATTTGGTCACAGATAAACCTGCTGGAGATGATTATGATTTCTTGCAAGAAGGACGGAAGCAAACTGAAGAAAGGCTGCAGAAAGCTCTTGCCAGAGTGAAGTCCATGGTTCAATACCCAGAAGCAAGGGATCAGTACCAAAGGATTTTGAATGTTGTTTCGAAAATGCAAGAGTCTCAG ACCGTGCAAGAAAAGATTTTAGACGAATCAACCGAGATGGATGAAGGTGATTTCATGAGTGAATTCAAGGAGCTGTGGGATGATGATACACCACTCCCTGGTTATTTCTAG
- the LOC127786384 gene encoding calmodulin-binding transcription activator 3-like isoform X1 yields MAADARRFAVVPQLDIAQILKEAQQRWLRPAEICEILKNYKSFRIAPEPPNRPQSGSLFLFDRKVLRYFRKDGHNWRKKKDGKTVKEAHERLKSGSIDVLHCYYAHGEENENFQRRTYWMLEEDFMHIVLVHYLETKGGKSRTRGNNDMHQAAVMDSPLSQLPSQTIDGESSLSGQFSEYEEAESADIYSGGTGYHSFTQMQQQQNGIGPVTDASMFSSRVSASSIGNYQGQHAMGHTTNFYSSNQHDSPLVLSDPNLELENNGHESLWNGVMKPDEGTVQMTHLQPPVHPEQGMFTTEGQGVEYLTFDEVYSDGLSLKDIGAAGADVEPFWQLSSATADISATENSVQQNDGSLGAAIGFPFLKTQSSNLSDILKDSFKKSDSFTRWMSKELLDVEDSQIQSSSGAYWNTEEADSIIEASSREPLDQFTVAPMVLQDQLFSIVDFSPSWTYAGSKTKVLVTGRFLHANEVTERCKWSCMFGEVEIQAEISADGTLRCYSPPHKPGRVPFYVTCSNRLACSEVREFEFRPSDSQYMDAPSPLGATNKVYFQIRLDNLLSLGPDVYQATITNPSKEMIDLSKKISSLLANNDEWSKLLKLADDNEPLSHDQQDQYAENLIKEKLHVWLLHKVGDGGKGPSVLDDEGLGVLHLAASLGYDWAIRPTVTAGVNINFRDFHGWTALHWAAFCGRERTVVALIALGAAPGALTDPHPNYPAESTPADLASANGHKGISGFLAESSLTSHLQALNLKEANMSEISGLPGIGDITERNASQPAIGDSLGAVRNAAQAAARIYQVFRVQSFQRKQAVQYEGDKGGISDEHALSLLSMKPSKSGQIDPLHAAASRIQNKYRGWKGRKEFLLFRQRIVKIQAHVRGHQVRKHYRKIVWSVGIVEKVILRWRRRRAGLRGFRPTEGAIESSSGGTSSNLVTDKPAGDDYDFLQEGRKQTEERLQKALARVKSMVQYPEARDQYQRILNVVSKMQESQTVQEKILDESTEMDEGDFMSEFKELWDDDTPLPGYF; encoded by the exons ATGGCGGCGGACGCGCGGCGCTTCGCGGTCGTGCCGCAGCTAG ATATTGCGCAGATACTGAAGGAGGCTCAACAACGATGGTTGCGTCCTGCTGAAATTTGCGAAATACTTAAAAACTACAAAAGTTTCCGTATTGCACCAGAACCACCAAACAGGCCTCAAA GTGGCTCGCTTTTCCTATTTGATCGGAAAGTATTGAGATACTTCAGGAAGGACGGCCATAATTGGAGGAAGAAAAAGGATGGAAAGACTGTCAAAGAAGCACATGAAAGGCTGAAA TCTGGAAGTATTGATGTGCTTCACTGCTACTATGCACATGGAGAAGAGAATGAGAACTTCCAAAGGAGGACTTACTGGATGTTGGAAGA GGATTTTATGCACATTGTTCTTGTACATTATCTTGAGACCAAG GGTGGGAAATCTCGTACTAGGGGCAACAATGACATGCATCAAGCAGCTGTTATGGATAGTCCATTAAGTCAATTACCTTCACAAACTATAGATGGTGAAAGCTCACTTAGTGGACAGTTCTCTGAATATGAAGAGGCAGAATCAG CAGATATTTATTCAGGAGGAACCGGATACCACTCTTTCActcagatgcagcagcagcaaaatgGAATTGGACCTGTGACTGATGCTTCTATGTTCAGTTCTCGTGTTTCTGCTTCATCCATAG GTAATTATCAGGGACAACATGCTATGGGACATACAACAAACTTCTATTCTAGTAATCAACATGATTCACCTCTTGTTCTCAGTGATCCAAACCTTGAACTTGAAAATAATGGACATGAGTCATTGTGGAATGGGGTTATGAAACCTGATGAAGGGACTGTTCAAATGACTCATCTACAACCTCCTGTTCATCCTGAGCAAGGCATGTTCACCACAGAAGGCCAAGGGGTTGAATATTTGACATTCGATGAAGTATATTCTGATGGACTCAGTCTGAAGGATATAGGTGCTGCAGGTGCTGATGTAGAACCATTCTGGCAG CTCTCTAGTGCTACTGCTGATATATCTGCAACAGAGAACAGCGTCCAACAAAATGATGGATCTCTAGGGGCAGCTATTGGCTTCCCATTTTTGAAAACTCAGTCATCCAATCTGTCTGACATCCTGAAAGACAGCTTTAagaaatctgacagttttacaAGATGGATGAGCAAAGAGCTTCTTGATGTTGAGGATTCGCAAATTCAGTCTAGCTCAGGGGCATACTGGAACACTGAAGAGGCAGATAGTATCATCGAAGCATCAAGCCGTGAGCCACTGGATCAGTTCACCGTGGCCCCTATGGTTTTGCAAGACCAGCTATTCAGTATAGTCGATTTTTCGCCAAGCTGGACATATGCAGGCTCGAAGACCAAG GTTTTAGTTACTGGTAGATTCTTACATGCTAATGAAGTCACGGAGAGATGCAAGTGGTCATGCATGTTTGGAGAAGTTGAAATTCAAGCGGAGATTTCAGCAGATGGGACTCTCCGATGTTATTCTCCCCCGCATAAACCAGGCAGAGTCCCTTTCTATGTCACCTGTTCCAACAGGTTAGCCTGTAGTGAAGTACGTGAGTTTGAATTTCGACCAAGTGACTCTCAATACATGGATGCTCCTAGCCCGCTTGGTGCAACCAACAAAGTTTATTTCCAGATACGTCTTGACAACCTATTGTCCCTGGGGCCAGATGTGTACCAAGCTACTATAACTAACCCCAGTAAGGAGATGATCGACTTGAGCAAGAAGATTAGTTCACTGTTGGCAAACAATGATGAGTGGTCCAAGTTACTTAAATTGGCTGATGATAACGAGCCTCTTAGCCATGATCAGCAGGATCAGTATGCTGAAAACTTAATTAAGGAAAAATTGCATGTCTGGCTTCTCCATAAAGTAGGTGATGGTGGCAAAGGACCCAGTGTGTTAGATGATGAGGGGCTGGGTGTTCTTCATCTTGCAGCTTCCCTTGGTTATGATTGGGCCATAAGGCCAACTGTTACTGCTGGTGTGAACATAAATTTCAGAGATTTTCATGGATGGACTGCATTACATTGGGCTGCATTTTGTGGCAG AGAACGGACTGTAGTAGCACTTATTGCACTGGGAGCAGCTCCTGGAGCTTTGACAGATCCACATCCTAATTACCCTGCTGAAAGCACACCAGCAGACCTTGCATCTGCTAACGGACATAAGGGCATCTCTGGTTTCCTGGCAGAATCCTCTCTGACAAGTCATCTTCAAGCCCTCAATCTGAAGGAAGCCAATATGTCTGAAATATCTGGTCTACCTGGTATTGGAGATATAACTGAGAGAAATGCATCTCAGCCTGCAATTGGAGATTCCTTAGGTGCTGTTCGAAATGCCGCTCAAGCTGCTGCTCGAATATATCAAGTTTTCAGGGTGCAATCCTTCCAGAGGAAACAAGCGGTCCAATATGAGGGTGACAAAGGTGGCATATCGGACGAACACGCACTTTCACTCCTGTCTATGAAGCCATCCAAGTCAGGCCAGATTGATCCCCTGCATGCTGCAGCATCTCgtatacaaaataaatatagggGATGGAAGGGGAGAAAGGAATTTCTTCTCTTCAGACAACGAATTGTGAAGATCCAG GCTCATGTGCGAGGCCACCAGGTGAGGAAGCATTATCGGAAAATAGTTTGGTCTGTTGGGATAGTGGAGAAAGTTATATTGCGCTGGAGGCGAAGAAGGGCTGGGTTACGTGGTTTTAGACCTACAGAAGGTGCAATAGAGAGCAGCAGTGGTGGCACAAGTAGCAATTTGGTCACAGATAAACCTGCTGGAGATGATTATGATTTCTTGCAAGAAGGACGGAAGCAAACTGAAGAAAGGCTGCAGAAAGCTCTTGCCAGAGTGAAGTCCATGGTTCAATACCCAGAAGCAAGGGATCAGTACCAAAGGATTTTGAATGTTGTTTCGAAAATGCAAGAGTCTCAG ACCGTGCAAGAAAAGATTTTAGACGAATCAACCGAGATGGATGAAGGTGATTTCATGAGTGAATTCAAGGAGCTGTGGGATGATGATACACCACTCCCTGGTTATTTCTAG
- the LOC127786384 gene encoding calmodulin-binding transcription activator 3-like isoform X3, with amino-acid sequence MQQQQNGIGPVTDASMFSSRVSASSIGNYQGQHAMGHTTNFYSSNQHDSPLVLSDPNLELENNGHESLWNGVMKPDEGTVQMTHLQPPVHPEQGMFTTEGQGVEYLTFDEVYSDGLSLKDIGAAGADVEPFWQLSSATADISATENSVQQNDGSLGAAIGFPFLKTQSSNLSDILKDSFKKSDSFTRWMSKELLDVEDSQIQSSSGAYWNTEEADSIIEASSREPLDQFTVAPMVLQDQLFSIVDFSPSWTYAGSKTKVLVTGRFLHANEVTERCKWSCMFGEVEIQAEISADGTLRCYSPPHKPGRVPFYVTCSNRLACSEVREFEFRPSDSQYMDAPSPLGATNKVYFQIRLDNLLSLGPDVYQATITNPSKEMIDLSKKISSLLANNDEWSKLLKLADDNEPLSHDQQDQYAENLIKEKLHVWLLHKVGDGGKGPSVLDDEGLGVLHLAASLGYDWAIRPTVTAGVNINFRDFHGWTALHWAAFCGRERTVVALIALGAAPGALTDPHPNYPAESTPADLASANGHKGISGFLAESSLTSHLQALNLKEANMSEISGLPGIGDITERNASQPAIGDSLGAVRNAAQAAARIYQVFRVQSFQRKQAVQYEGDKGGISDEHALSLLSMKPSKSGQIDPLHAAASRIQNKYRGWKGRKEFLLFRQRIVKIQAHVRGHQVRKHYRKIVWSVGIVEKVILRWRRRRAGLRGFRPTEGAIESSSGGTSSNLVTDKPAGDDYDFLQEGRKQTEERLQKALARVKSMVQYPEARDQYQRILNVVSKMQESQTVQEKILDESTEMDEGDFMSEFKELWDDDTPLPGYF; translated from the exons atgcagcagcagcaaaatgGAATTGGACCTGTGACTGATGCTTCTATGTTCAGTTCTCGTGTTTCTGCTTCATCCATAG GTAATTATCAGGGACAACATGCTATGGGACATACAACAAACTTCTATTCTAGTAATCAACATGATTCACCTCTTGTTCTCAGTGATCCAAACCTTGAACTTGAAAATAATGGACATGAGTCATTGTGGAATGGGGTTATGAAACCTGATGAAGGGACTGTTCAAATGACTCATCTACAACCTCCTGTTCATCCTGAGCAAGGCATGTTCACCACAGAAGGCCAAGGGGTTGAATATTTGACATTCGATGAAGTATATTCTGATGGACTCAGTCTGAAGGATATAGGTGCTGCAGGTGCTGATGTAGAACCATTCTGGCAG CTCTCTAGTGCTACTGCTGATATATCTGCAACAGAGAACAGCGTCCAACAAAATGATGGATCTCTAGGGGCAGCTATTGGCTTCCCATTTTTGAAAACTCAGTCATCCAATCTGTCTGACATCCTGAAAGACAGCTTTAagaaatctgacagttttacaAGATGGATGAGCAAAGAGCTTCTTGATGTTGAGGATTCGCAAATTCAGTCTAGCTCAGGGGCATACTGGAACACTGAAGAGGCAGATAGTATCATCGAAGCATCAAGCCGTGAGCCACTGGATCAGTTCACCGTGGCCCCTATGGTTTTGCAAGACCAGCTATTCAGTATAGTCGATTTTTCGCCAAGCTGGACATATGCAGGCTCGAAGACCAAG GTTTTAGTTACTGGTAGATTCTTACATGCTAATGAAGTCACGGAGAGATGCAAGTGGTCATGCATGTTTGGAGAAGTTGAAATTCAAGCGGAGATTTCAGCAGATGGGACTCTCCGATGTTATTCTCCCCCGCATAAACCAGGCAGAGTCCCTTTCTATGTCACCTGTTCCAACAGGTTAGCCTGTAGTGAAGTACGTGAGTTTGAATTTCGACCAAGTGACTCTCAATACATGGATGCTCCTAGCCCGCTTGGTGCAACCAACAAAGTTTATTTCCAGATACGTCTTGACAACCTATTGTCCCTGGGGCCAGATGTGTACCAAGCTACTATAACTAACCCCAGTAAGGAGATGATCGACTTGAGCAAGAAGATTAGTTCACTGTTGGCAAACAATGATGAGTGGTCCAAGTTACTTAAATTGGCTGATGATAACGAGCCTCTTAGCCATGATCAGCAGGATCAGTATGCTGAAAACTTAATTAAGGAAAAATTGCATGTCTGGCTTCTCCATAAAGTAGGTGATGGTGGCAAAGGACCCAGTGTGTTAGATGATGAGGGGCTGGGTGTTCTTCATCTTGCAGCTTCCCTTGGTTATGATTGGGCCATAAGGCCAACTGTTACTGCTGGTGTGAACATAAATTTCAGAGATTTTCATGGATGGACTGCATTACATTGGGCTGCATTTTGTGGCAG AGAACGGACTGTAGTAGCACTTATTGCACTGGGAGCAGCTCCTGGAGCTTTGACAGATCCACATCCTAATTACCCTGCTGAAAGCACACCAGCAGACCTTGCATCTGCTAACGGACATAAGGGCATCTCTGGTTTCCTGGCAGAATCCTCTCTGACAAGTCATCTTCAAGCCCTCAATCTGAAGGAAGCCAATATGTCTGAAATATCTGGTCTACCTGGTATTGGAGATATAACTGAGAGAAATGCATCTCAGCCTGCAATTGGAGATTCCTTAGGTGCTGTTCGAAATGCCGCTCAAGCTGCTGCTCGAATATATCAAGTTTTCAGGGTGCAATCCTTCCAGAGGAAACAAGCGGTCCAATATGAGGGTGACAAAGGTGGCATATCGGACGAACACGCACTTTCACTCCTGTCTATGAAGCCATCCAAGTCAGGCCAGATTGATCCCCTGCATGCTGCAGCATCTCgtatacaaaataaatatagggGATGGAAGGGGAGAAAGGAATTTCTTCTCTTCAGACAACGAATTGTGAAGATCCAG GCTCATGTGCGAGGCCACCAGGTGAGGAAGCATTATCGGAAAATAGTTTGGTCTGTTGGGATAGTGGAGAAAGTTATATTGCGCTGGAGGCGAAGAAGGGCTGGGTTACGTGGTTTTAGACCTACAGAAGGTGCAATAGAGAGCAGCAGTGGTGGCACAAGTAGCAATTTGGTCACAGATAAACCTGCTGGAGATGATTATGATTTCTTGCAAGAAGGACGGAAGCAAACTGAAGAAAGGCTGCAGAAAGCTCTTGCCAGAGTGAAGTCCATGGTTCAATACCCAGAAGCAAGGGATCAGTACCAAAGGATTTTGAATGTTGTTTCGAAAATGCAAGAGTCTCAG ACCGTGCAAGAAAAGATTTTAGACGAATCAACCGAGATGGATGAAGGTGATTTCATGAGTGAATTCAAGGAGCTGTGGGATGATGATACACCACTCCCTGGTTATTTCTAG
- the LOC127785689 gene encoding uncharacterized protein LOC127785689 codes for MPPPPPPPPLSAAGAGGGRRRWQNRLSPTLARDRCYTRAFRSAGLRPTAVPLPDGAVVHLWLPPAAPPELHPVLLLHGFGARATWQWAPFLRPLIAAGLAPFVPDLVFFGGSASPAADRSPAYQAACVAAAMAAVLPGAPQVQAQRYAVVGVSYGGFVAYHLAHAFPAAVERLVLVAAGVCLEEADLAAGLFAVEDIAEAASLLLPQRPEDLRRLVGLTFCRPPRFMPSCFIRDYIRVMCTENVKEKTELLHALINGKKLSDLPKINQQTLIIWGEQDRVFPLELGLRLKRHLGDTSELVIVKNAGHAINREKPAELCRLIKNYIADPSVKYRDGHKGSWKSAIKRFAGSSLRKVDSTRPLL; via the exons atgccgccgccgccaccacctccgccgctgtccgccgccggcgccggcggcggccggaggcggtggcAGAACCGCCTGAGCCCCACCCTCGCGCGGGACCGCTGCTACACCCGCGCCTTCCGCTCCGCGGGCCTCCGCCCCACCGCCGTCCCGCTCCccgacggcgccgtcgtccaccTCTGGCtgcccccggcggcgccgccggagctccaccccgtcctcctcctccacggctTCGGCGCCCGCGCCACCTGGCAGTGGGCGCCCTTCCTCCGCCCGCTCATCGCCGCGGGCCTCGCGCCGTTCGTCCCGGACCTCGTCTTCTTCGGCGGCTCCGCCTCCCCTGCCGCCGACCGCTCCCCGGCGTACCAGGCCGCCTGCGtcgccgcggccatggcggcggtgcTCCCGGGGGCCCCGCAGGTGCAGGCGCAGCGGtacgccgtcgtcggcgtcagCTACGGGGGCTTCGTGGCGTACCACCTCGCCCACGCGTTCCCGGCCGCGGTGGAGCGGCTCGTGCTTGTCGCCGCCGGGGTATGCCTCGAGGAGGCCGACCTCGCCGCGGGGCTCTTCGCCGTGGAGGACATCGCGGAGGCGGCCAGCCTGCTGCTGCCGCAGCGGCCGGAGGATCTCAGGCGGCTGGTCGGGCTCACCTTTTGCCGCCCGCCGCGGTTCATGCCGTCCTGCTTCATCAGAGACTACATCAGG GTTATGTGCACTGAGAATGTCAAGGAAAAGACTGAGTTATTACATGCTTTGATCAATGGTAAGAAGCTTTCAGACCTTCCAAAAATTAACCAG CAAACCTTGATAATTTGGGGAGAGCAAGATCGGGTCTTTCCATTGGAACTTGGCCTACGGCTTAAGAG ACATTTGGGGGATACATCCGAGCTAGTCATTGTCAAGAACGCTGGACATGCCATAAACCGCGAAAAGCCAGCTGAGCTATGTAGACTTATAAAGAACTATATCGCTGATCCGTCTGTCAAGTATCGAGATGGTCACAAG GGGTCCTGGAAGAGTGCGATAAAAAGGTTTGCTGGGTCGAGTCTGAGGAAGGTAGACTCTACCCGACCACTGTTATAA